One stretch of Vicinamibacteria bacterium DNA includes these proteins:
- the pyrF gene encoding orotidine-5'-phosphate decarboxylase — translation MKRPQLIVALDLDRLEDVLRLRDELSDLVDFFKVGKELFTACGPRVLEELSPNRIFLDLKYHDIPATVAGAVRAAASHGVDLVDVHAMGGRAMMRAAADAAASSGKVRPLVLGVTVLTHLGDEELEEVGLGRSSTEQVVRLAKLAAESGLDGVVASAWEIEAVLEATGGRLSILVPGVRPAWASATHDQKRVATPKEAARRGASYVVVGRAITRQQNRREAASRILEELESR, via the coding sequence GTGAAGAGGCCCCAGCTGATCGTTGCCCTCGATCTCGATCGACTCGAAGACGTGCTACGTCTGCGTGACGAGCTCTCGGATTTGGTGGATTTTTTCAAAGTCGGGAAGGAGCTCTTCACCGCCTGTGGACCCCGAGTGCTGGAGGAGCTGTCCCCGAACCGCATCTTCCTCGATCTCAAATACCACGATATCCCCGCTACGGTCGCCGGCGCGGTTCGAGCCGCCGCGAGTCATGGCGTCGATCTGGTCGACGTCCATGCCATGGGGGGAAGGGCGATGATGCGGGCCGCAGCCGATGCCGCCGCGAGCTCCGGCAAAGTGCGCCCGCTGGTACTTGGGGTGACCGTGCTCACGCACCTCGGAGACGAAGAGCTTGAGGAAGTGGGACTCGGGCGTTCGAGTACGGAGCAAGTGGTCCGTCTGGCGAAGCTTGCGGCGGAAAGTGGGCTCGACGGCGTCGTGGCTTCGGCGTGGGAGATCGAGGCGGTGCTGGAGGCGACCGGGGGACGGCTCTCGATTCTCGTTCCCGGCGTTCGCCCCGCCTGGGCGAGCGCGACGCACGATCAGAAACGGGTTGCCACGCCGAAGGAGGCTGCGCGCCGCGGCGCTTCCTACGTCGTCGTGGGTCGTGCGATCACCCGCCAGCAAAACCGGCGGGAGGCGGCGTCTCGTATTCTCGAGGAGCTCGAGAGCCGTTGA
- the pal gene encoding peptidoglycan-associated lipoprotein Pal: protein MKRSWMASLGMLIILSSLVLGLLGCGKEPPPPPPPPPVEEPPPPPPPPPPPPPPPPPPAPTEEELFRRASIADLQRNLTDVHFDYDKSDLREDARAALSKNADWLKLGYNTTVIEIEGHCDERGTVAYNLALGERRARAAMEYLQSLGVSANRLKYVSYGKERPQCTESNESCWQRNRRAHFRIDAK from the coding sequence GTGAAGAGATCTTGGATGGCCTCCCTGGGAATGTTGATCATCCTCAGCTCGCTCGTTCTGGGGCTTCTCGGCTGCGGAAAGGAGCCGCCGCCGCCGCCACCACCGCCGCCGGTGGAAGAGCCCCCTCCGCCGCCTCCTCCTCCTCCACCGCCGCCGCCGCCACCGCCACCGCCGGCACCGACCGAAGAGGAGCTCTTCCGCAGGGCCTCGATCGCGGACCTCCAGAGGAATCTCACGGACGTCCATTTCGACTACGACAAGTCCGACCTTCGCGAGGATGCCAGGGCCGCTCTTTCGAAGAATGCGGACTGGTTGAAGCTGGGCTACAACACCACGGTCATCGAGATCGAGGGCCACTGCGACGAACGTGGCACGGTCGCATACAACCTAGCGCTCGGTGAGCGTCGCGCCCGAGCAGCGATGGAGTACCTGCAATCGCTGGGAGTCTCCGCGAACCGGCTGAAGTACGTTTCCTACGGCAAGGAACGTCCACAATGCACGGAAAGTAACGAGAGCTGCTGGCAGCGCAACCGTCGCGCCCACTTCAGGATCGACGCAAAGTAG
- a CDS encoding dihydroorotate dehydrogenase electron transfer subunit — protein sequence MKRDERAVLFEREVLSPDACLLHFRSESLFRSFLPGQFTMVRLPETSGLLLRRPYSFCDVRAEHSSFSLLVKEVGEGTRALARLAIGTSVDCLGPLGSSFRPPPNDRTPLIVAGGVGIAPFLAFCRMLARRGQRAIVLLGGRTSADLYLRGEFLSLGMDVRSATEDGSFGHEGLVTDVLAEVLNGKTSFELYSCGPTPMLVRVARMARERGLPHQVSLERRMGCGMGCCLGCVVFVHSTNEYVRCCTEGPVYDADEVAWERDPYPL from the coding sequence ATGAAGAGGGACGAGCGCGCCGTGCTCTTCGAGCGCGAAGTCCTTTCCCCCGACGCTTGCTTGCTTCACTTTCGCTCCGAGAGCTTGTTCCGAAGCTTCCTTCCCGGCCAGTTCACGATGGTGCGGCTTCCGGAGACGAGTGGTCTTCTTCTTCGCCGGCCCTACTCGTTCTGTGATGTTCGCGCCGAGCATTCTTCTTTCAGTCTTCTCGTCAAGGAAGTCGGGGAGGGAACGAGAGCCCTCGCTCGCCTCGCCATCGGAACGAGCGTCGATTGCCTCGGACCTCTCGGATCCTCGTTTCGACCTCCACCGAACGACCGCACGCCTCTCATCGTCGCTGGAGGGGTCGGGATCGCGCCCTTCCTGGCTTTTTGTCGGATGCTGGCGCGCCGGGGACAGCGCGCCATCGTGCTCCTGGGGGGGCGGACCTCGGCGGATCTGTATCTGCGTGGCGAGTTCCTGTCGCTGGGAATGGACGTCCGTTCGGCGACGGAGGACGGGAGCTTCGGACACGAGGGTCTCGTGACCGACGTGCTCGCGGAGGTCTTGAACGGGAAGACTTCATTCGAGCTCTACTCCTGCGGGCCGACACCCATGCTCGTGCGAGTGGCCCGGATGGCGCGAGAGCGTGGCCTCCCTCATCAGGTGTCGCTCGAAAGACGCATGGGCTGTGGCATGGGGTGTTGTCTCGGCTGCGTCGTATTCGTCCATTCCACGAATGAATACGTGAGGTGCTGTACCGAGGGTCCGGTTTACGACGCCGACGAGGTGGCATGGGAGAGAGATCCCTATCCCCTATGA
- the pdxT gene encoding pyridoxal 5'-phosphate synthase glutaminase subunit PdxT, with protein MNEAVVGVLALQGDYAEHRRALDRIGVASREVRRADELRGLRALVLPGGESTTMLKFIEEEGLMEPLRRLYHEGAAMFGTCAGVILLAKRVTSPSQPSLGLLDVSIERNGYGRQIDSHESREPCPVLGDEPLPMVFIRAPVIRSWGPAVRLLAHHRGEPVLVREERILASTFHPELTDDSRVHRYFLESVAELTS; from the coding sequence ATGAACGAAGCCGTCGTCGGCGTGCTCGCCCTCCAGGGCGATTATGCCGAGCACCGAAGAGCGCTCGATCGGATCGGCGTGGCCTCACGCGAAGTTCGACGGGCGGACGAGCTAAGAGGTCTTCGCGCGCTCGTGCTGCCCGGGGGCGAGAGCACGACCATGTTGAAGTTCATCGAAGAGGAAGGGCTCATGGAGCCCCTTCGCCGGCTCTACCACGAGGGGGCGGCGATGTTCGGGACCTGTGCCGGTGTCATACTCCTCGCGAAACGCGTGACTTCGCCCTCTCAGCCATCGCTCGGCCTTCTGGACGTCAGCATCGAGCGAAACGGCTACGGCAGACAGATCGACAGCCACGAGAGTCGCGAGCCCTGCCCGGTGCTCGGCGACGAGCCGCTTCCCATGGTCTTCATTCGGGCGCCGGTCATCCGCAGCTGGGGGCCCGCCGTTCGCCTGCTCGCCCATCACCGCGGCGAGCCGGTCCTGGTGCGCGAGGAGCGGATCCTCGCGAGCACGTTTCATCCCGAGCTGACGGACGATTCCCGGGTTCATCGTTATTTTCTCGAGAGCGTTGCCGAGCTCACATCGTGA
- a CDS encoding glutaredoxin family protein codes for MIELELLSRAGCGLCEEMKAALERALFGLDVRIREVDVDAEPQLRVRYGDDVPVLLMNGVKMLEHRATDDAIRELLATLRRS; via the coding sequence TTGATCGAGCTCGAGCTTCTGTCTCGTGCGGGCTGCGGCCTCTGTGAGGAGATGAAGGCCGCTCTCGAGCGTGCACTTTTCGGGCTCGACGTCCGTATCCGAGAAGTCGATGTGGACGCCGAGCCCCAACTGAGGGTCCGCTACGGTGACGACGTCCCCGTCCTGCTGATGAACGGGGTCAAGATGCTCGAGCACCGGGCGACGGACGACGCGATCCGGGAGCTTCTGGCTACTTTGCGTCGATCCTGA
- a CDS encoding dihydroorotate dehydrogenase yields the protein MSFEPDLRVEIAGIRFPTPLIAASGTFGYGTEYLDVADYRAIGGIVVKGLYMEPREGCAPPRIWETPSGMLNAIGLQEIGVERFVSDKMPRLRELGVNILVNICGSTIEEYGDLARILDDVEGVCGIELNISCPNVHEGGILFGCDPDMAARVTERVRQNTRLPVIPKLTPIVTDITDIARKVEAAGADALSLINTIPAMAIDVETRKPRLANVVGGLSGPAIRPIAIRLVYQAAQAVDVPIIGIGGISGHEDALEFFLAGASAVQIGTMSFVDPSVWRKTLDGLEDYCRRHRVDRLSALKGSLVADVKAVPTGW from the coding sequence ATGAGCTTCGAGCCCGATCTGCGAGTCGAGATCGCCGGGATTCGTTTCCCCACGCCGCTGATCGCAGCGAGCGGGACCTTCGGCTATGGGACCGAGTATCTGGATGTGGCCGACTATCGGGCCATCGGGGGAATCGTGGTCAAGGGGCTCTACATGGAGCCGCGTGAAGGTTGCGCCCCGCCCCGGATCTGGGAAACGCCCTCCGGCATGCTCAACGCCATCGGGCTTCAAGAAATCGGCGTCGAGCGATTCGTGAGCGACAAGATGCCGCGCCTCAGAGAGCTCGGCGTCAACATCCTGGTCAACATTTGTGGAAGCACCATCGAGGAATACGGAGACCTTGCGCGCATCCTCGATGATGTGGAGGGCGTTTGCGGGATCGAGCTGAACATCTCCTGTCCTAACGTGCACGAGGGTGGGATTCTCTTCGGTTGCGATCCGGACATGGCCGCACGGGTCACCGAGAGGGTTCGGCAGAACACCCGGCTGCCGGTGATCCCGAAGCTCACCCCCATCGTGACCGACATCACCGATATCGCCCGCAAGGTGGAGGCGGCGGGAGCCGACGCCCTTTCCCTCATCAATACGATTCCGGCGATGGCCATCGACGTCGAGACGAGAAAGCCAAGGCTCGCCAACGTCGTCGGAGGCCTCTCGGGGCCGGCAATCCGACCCATTGCCATCCGGCTCGTCTACCAGGCGGCGCAAGCAGTCGACGTTCCGATCATCGGGATCGGCGGCATCTCCGGCCACGAGGATGCGCTGGAGTTCTTCCTCGCCGGGGCTTCGGCCGTTCAGATCGGCACGATGAGCTTCGTCGATCCATCGGTATGGCGCAAGACGCTCGATGGCCTCGAGGATTACTGTCGTCGCCATCGGGTCGATCGGCTATCCGCTCTCAAGGGGAGTCTGGTCGCTGACGTCAAGGCGGTGCCAACGGGGTGGTGA
- the pdxS gene encoding pyridoxal 5'-phosphate synthase lyase subunit PdxS has translation MTDPTLKLKTGLADMLKGGAIMDVTNAEQAKIAEDAGAVSVMALERVPADIRKHGGVARMSSVDKIEEIMKSVSIPVMAKVRIGHFVEAQLLEAMGVDFVDESEVLTPADEENHIDKHAFEVPFVCGCRDLGEALRRVGEGAALIRTKGEAGSGNIVEAVRHLRKVNGDLRRLTVMTPDELMAEAKRLGAPYELVRLVAKDGKLPVPNFAAGGVSTPADAALCMQLGAESVFVGSGIFKSEDPATRAAAIVKAVTHFRDPKVLVEVSRGLGEPMTGIDVATLDQKDLLSTRGW, from the coding sequence ATGACGGACCCGACTCTCAAACTAAAGACCGGACTGGCGGACATGCTGAAGGGCGGCGCCATCATGGACGTGACCAACGCCGAGCAGGCGAAGATCGCGGAGGACGCCGGCGCGGTGTCGGTCATGGCGCTCGAGCGCGTGCCCGCCGACATCCGCAAACACGGCGGTGTGGCGCGCATGTCCTCGGTGGACAAGATCGAGGAGATCATGAAGTCGGTGAGCATCCCGGTCATGGCGAAGGTTCGCATCGGCCACTTCGTGGAGGCGCAGCTCCTCGAAGCGATGGGCGTGGATTTCGTCGACGAGAGCGAGGTTTTGACTCCCGCCGACGAGGAGAACCACATCGACAAGCACGCTTTCGAAGTTCCTTTCGTTTGCGGCTGTCGAGACCTGGGTGAGGCCCTGCGGCGGGTGGGCGAGGGCGCGGCGCTCATTCGCACGAAGGGCGAAGCCGGATCGGGCAACATCGTCGAGGCGGTGCGGCATCTACGGAAGGTGAACGGCGACTTGAGACGCCTCACGGTCATGACGCCCGACGAGCTGATGGCCGAGGCCAAGCGGCTGGGAGCGCCTTACGAGCTCGTGAGACTGGTGGCGAAGGACGGCAAGCTCCCCGTTCCCAACTTCGCCGCGGGAGGCGTCTCGACCCCTGCCGATGCGGCCCTCTGCATGCAGCTCGGCGCCGAGAGCGTCTTCGTCGGCTCGGGCATCTTCAAATCGGAGGACCCCGCGACCCGAGCCGCCGCAATCGTCAAGGCCGTGACCCATTTCCGCGACCCCAAAGTGCTGGTCGAAGTCTCCCGAGGACTGGGTGAGCCCATGACCGGTATCGATGTGGCGACCCTCGACCAGAAGGACCTCCTCTCGACCCGCGGGTGGTAG
- a CDS encoding helix-turn-helix domain-containing protein yields the protein MSDESILLIGSSRASRDAEEALVGSFPITVRDSAAEAHSEIAAGQYSVIVVDADASSEPPWRVVEMLRERDQNAAILLMVTPDTPWSSFASYRQRPAGLVLKPLDRTTLLMAVDSALVYRRLLEENRTLKRQLGSAVSLRDWVGCTPQSGEVRKSIATAALSTGSVLLSGEDGTGRRLAAELLHRHGRNPGSTFLPLDLTSVPAGDLRRLLEEVTEASVAGGGDYIHGARPGTLYLGELTTLDAVDQMSLRSFLEKPLPFRIIGSAKPSLSELVRQGRFDENAFRTISRITIRIPALRERRGDVPLLVDHFLKRFCERFDLQPLGIPSSAIENYSNYDWPGNVAELAMLIERAVSIASAAKFDGTTLPEHFCAPPSLTVPEPIRLKNVSLRELIADIEKRIILQTLERVHGSQKRAAQELRLNPTTLHEKMKRYKILAPARRQRV from the coding sequence ATGTCGGATGAATCGATTCTGCTGATCGGATCCAGCCGTGCTTCCCGGGATGCCGAGGAAGCGCTCGTGGGATCGTTTCCGATCACCGTCCGGGACAGTGCCGCGGAGGCGCATAGCGAAATCGCCGCCGGACAATACTCCGTCATCGTCGTGGACGCCGATGCGTCGTCCGAGCCGCCCTGGCGCGTCGTCGAGATGCTTCGGGAACGCGACCAGAACGCGGCCATCCTGCTCATGGTGACCCCCGACACCCCCTGGTCGTCCTTCGCGAGCTACCGGCAGCGTCCCGCGGGCCTCGTTTTGAAGCCTCTCGACCGCACGACGCTACTGATGGCGGTCGACTCGGCGCTGGTTTATCGGCGGCTCCTCGAGGAAAACCGGACGTTGAAGCGCCAGTTGGGAAGCGCCGTGAGCCTGCGCGACTGGGTGGGGTGCACTCCGCAGTCGGGAGAAGTGCGCAAATCGATCGCGACCGCCGCCCTCTCGACCGGAAGCGTGCTTCTCTCGGGCGAAGACGGGACGGGTAGGAGACTCGCCGCCGAGCTGCTCCATCGGCACGGGAGAAACCCTGGCTCGACGTTCCTCCCGCTAGACCTGACGAGCGTTCCCGCGGGAGATCTCCGTCGGCTGCTCGAAGAGGTTACCGAGGCCTCGGTCGCGGGCGGCGGCGATTACATCCACGGAGCGCGTCCCGGCACGCTCTATCTGGGCGAGCTCACCACGCTCGACGCAGTCGATCAGATGAGCCTGAGGAGCTTCCTCGAGAAGCCTCTCCCCTTCCGCATCATCGGCTCGGCGAAGCCTTCGCTGAGCGAGCTCGTGCGTCAGGGTCGCTTCGACGAAAACGCTTTCCGCACCATTTCGAGGATCACGATACGGATTCCGGCGTTGAGGGAGCGACGCGGCGACGTTCCCCTGCTCGTCGACCATTTTCTCAAGCGATTCTGCGAGAGATTCGATCTCCAGCCTCTCGGAATTCCCTCCTCGGCAATCGAGAACTACTCGAACTACGACTGGCCTGGCAACGTGGCCGAGCTCGCCATGCTGATCGAGCGGGCCGTGTCCATCGCCTCGGCGGCAAAATTCGACGGCACGACACTGCCCGAACATTTCTGCGCCCCCCCTTCGCTCACCGTTCCCGAGCCGATTCGACTGAAAAACGTCTCTTTGCGGGAGCTCATCGCCGACATCGAAAAGCGAATCATCCTCCAGACGCTCGAGCGCGTCCACGGCAGCCAGAAGCGCGCGGCACAAGAGCTCAGATTGAATCCGACGACGCTCCACGAAAAGATGAAACGTTACAAGATCCTTGCCCCGGCCCGCCGACAGAGGGTCTGA